From a single Populus trichocarpa isolate Nisqually-1 chromosome 17, P.trichocarpa_v4.1, whole genome shotgun sequence genomic region:
- the LOC7484601 gene encoding integrin-linked protein kinase 1 isoform X2 codes for MMLRHYQLFCRVQHVDTATQAPPHRQPTYRQTLSITITQNKYIKYYHRLFQPTKSSPPSLSPPPPLFPIPFLSDLILRFLLLLYFDPSSSVRRRERALHDRSRSLELPNSKQHSYVASKQPGTIQLATKKINMEGLANQLKRGISRQFSTGSLRRSFSRQFSRQSSLDPRRNNLRFSFGRQSSLDPIRRSPLHGHDELSVPENLDATMHLLFLACRGDVKGVEDLLNEGIDVNSIDLDGRTALHIAACEGHVEVVKLLLSRRANIDARDRWGSTACADAKYYGNVEVYNILKARGAKAPKTTRKTPMTVANPREIPEYELNPLELQVRKSDGITKGMFQVAKWNGTKVAVKILEKDRSADPESINAFKHELTLLEKVRHPNVIQFVGAVTQNLPMMIVAEYHSKGDLASYLLKKGRLSPSKVLRFGLDIARGINYLHECKPDPIIHCDLKPKNILLDNGGLLKVAGFGLIRLSNISPDKAKLAPGTLIDHSNVYMAPEIYNDEIFDRSVDAYSFGVILYEMLEGVQPFHPKTPEEAVKLMCLEKRRPPFKIKVRSYPQDLKELIDECWHSEPAVRPTFSEIITRLDKVCCNCSKQGWWKDTFKLPWK; via the exons ATGATGTTAAGACATTACCAGCTCTTTTGCCGCGTTCAACACGTCGACACTGCCACACAAGCACCACCACACAGACAGCCCACATACAGACAGACACTCTCCATAACgataactcaaaataaatatataaaatattaccaCCGGCTTTTTCAACCCACAAAATCCTCCCCACcttctctctccccccccccccctctctttcCCATCCCATTTCTCTCGGATCTCATCCTCCGTTTCCTTCTGCTCCTCTACTTCGATCCTTCCTCCTCGGTTAGGCGTCGAGAGCGAGCCCTTCATGATCGCTCTCGATCCCTTGAGCTACCAAATTCTAAACAACATTCTTACGTAGCAAGCAAGCAACCAGGAACCATCCAATTAGctaccaagaaaataaatatggaaGGACTTGCAAACCAGCTAAAGCGAGGAATCTCACGTCAGTTCTCGACAGGATCGTTGAGGAGGTCATTCAGCAGGCAATTCTCAAGACAATCCTCGCTCGATCCGAGGAGGAATAACTTGAGGTTTAGCTTCGGAAGACAGTCTTCTTTGGATCCAATTCGGAGGAGTCCGCTTCATGGTCATGATGAGTTGAGTGTACCGGAGAATCTGGACGCGACGATGCATTTGTTGTTCTTGGCTTGTAGAGGAGATGTTAAAGGAGTTGAGGATTTGTTGAATGAAGGTATTGATGTTAATAGTATTGATTTGGATGGAAGAACTGCTTTGCATATTGCTGCCTGTGAAGGTCATGTTGAGGTCGTCAAGCTCCTTCTGAGTCGTAGGGCTAACATTGATGCCCGTGATCGCTGGGGCAGCACG GCATGTGCGGATGCTAAGTATTATGGGAATGTTGAAGTTTATAACATTTTGAAGGCAAGAGGAGCTAAGGCCCCg AAAACCACCAGGAAGACACCAATGACTGTTGCAAATCCTCGGGAGATTCCAGAGTATGAGCTCAATCCATTGGAACTTCAAGTTCGAAAGTCGGACGGCATTACAAAG GGAATGTTTCAAGTTGCTAAATGGAATGGTACCAAGGTTGCCGTGAAGATACTCGAAAAGGACCGTTCTGCAGACCCTGAAAGCAT AAATGCTTTCAAACATGAGCTAACCTTGTTAGAAAAAGTTCGACATCCTAATGTGATTCAGTTTGTTGGTGCTGTCACCCAAAATCTGCCCATGATGATTGTTGCAGAATATCATTCAAAA GGTGACTTAGCAAGTTATCTTTTGAAAAAGGGGCGGTTGTCCCCATCTAAAGTTTTGAGATTTGGTCTTGATATTGCCAG GGGCATAAACTACCTTCATGAATGCAAACCAGATCCGATCATCCATTGCGATTTAAAGCCAAA AAATATTTTGCTGGATAATGGTGGTCTATTGAAGGTAGCTGGATTTGGTTTGATAAGGTTGTCAAACATTTCACCTGACAAAGCTAAATTAGCACCAGGGACTCTTATTGACCATTCTA ATGTATACATGGCACCTGAGATTTATAACGATGAAATATTCGATCGAAGCGTTGATGCATACTCTTTTGGAGTCATTTTGTACGAG ATGCTTGAGGGAGTGCAGCCTTTCCATCCTAAAACTCCTGAAGAGGCCGTGAAGTTGATGTGCTTAGAGAAAAGGAGACCGCCATTCAAGATCAAAGTAAGAAGTTACCCTCAAGATTTAAAAGA
- the LOC7484601 gene encoding integrin-linked protein kinase 1 isoform X1, whose product MMLRHYQLFCRVQHVDTATQAPPHRQPTYRQTLSITITQNKYIKYYHRLFQPTKSSPPSLSPPPPLFPIPFLSDLILRFLLLLYFDPSSSVRRRERALHDRSRSLELPNSKQHSYVASKQPGTIQLATKKINMEGLANQLKRGISRQFSTGSLRRSFSRQFSRQSSLDPRRNNLRFSFGRQSSLDPIRRSPLHGHDELSVPENLDATMHLLFLACRGDVKGVEDLLNEGIDVNSIDLDGRTALHIAACEGHVEVVKLLLSRRANIDARDRWGSTACADAKYYGNVEVYNILKARGAKAPKTTRKTPMTVANPREIPEYELNPLELQVRKSDGITKGMFQVAKWNGTKVAVKILEKDRSADPESINAFKHELTLLEKVRHPNVIQFVGAVTQNLPMMIVAEYHSKGDLASYLLKKGRLSPSKVLRFGLDIARCMDRSFVIRGINYLHECKPDPIIHCDLKPKNILLDNGGLLKVAGFGLIRLSNISPDKAKLAPGTLIDHSNVYMAPEIYNDEIFDRSVDAYSFGVILYEMLEGVQPFHPKTPEEAVKLMCLEKRRPPFKIKVRSYPQDLKELIDECWHSEPAVRPTFSEIITRLDKVCCNCSKQGWWKDTFKLPWK is encoded by the exons ATGATGTTAAGACATTACCAGCTCTTTTGCCGCGTTCAACACGTCGACACTGCCACACAAGCACCACCACACAGACAGCCCACATACAGACAGACACTCTCCATAACgataactcaaaataaatatataaaatattaccaCCGGCTTTTTCAACCCACAAAATCCTCCCCACcttctctctccccccccccccctctctttcCCATCCCATTTCTCTCGGATCTCATCCTCCGTTTCCTTCTGCTCCTCTACTTCGATCCTTCCTCCTCGGTTAGGCGTCGAGAGCGAGCCCTTCATGATCGCTCTCGATCCCTTGAGCTACCAAATTCTAAACAACATTCTTACGTAGCAAGCAAGCAACCAGGAACCATCCAATTAGctaccaagaaaataaatatggaaGGACTTGCAAACCAGCTAAAGCGAGGAATCTCACGTCAGTTCTCGACAGGATCGTTGAGGAGGTCATTCAGCAGGCAATTCTCAAGACAATCCTCGCTCGATCCGAGGAGGAATAACTTGAGGTTTAGCTTCGGAAGACAGTCTTCTTTGGATCCAATTCGGAGGAGTCCGCTTCATGGTCATGATGAGTTGAGTGTACCGGAGAATCTGGACGCGACGATGCATTTGTTGTTCTTGGCTTGTAGAGGAGATGTTAAAGGAGTTGAGGATTTGTTGAATGAAGGTATTGATGTTAATAGTATTGATTTGGATGGAAGAACTGCTTTGCATATTGCTGCCTGTGAAGGTCATGTTGAGGTCGTCAAGCTCCTTCTGAGTCGTAGGGCTAACATTGATGCCCGTGATCGCTGGGGCAGCACG GCATGTGCGGATGCTAAGTATTATGGGAATGTTGAAGTTTATAACATTTTGAAGGCAAGAGGAGCTAAGGCCCCg AAAACCACCAGGAAGACACCAATGACTGTTGCAAATCCTCGGGAGATTCCAGAGTATGAGCTCAATCCATTGGAACTTCAAGTTCGAAAGTCGGACGGCATTACAAAG GGAATGTTTCAAGTTGCTAAATGGAATGGTACCAAGGTTGCCGTGAAGATACTCGAAAAGGACCGTTCTGCAGACCCTGAAAGCAT AAATGCTTTCAAACATGAGCTAACCTTGTTAGAAAAAGTTCGACATCCTAATGTGATTCAGTTTGTTGGTGCTGTCACCCAAAATCTGCCCATGATGATTGTTGCAGAATATCATTCAAAA GGTGACTTAGCAAGTTATCTTTTGAAAAAGGGGCGGTTGTCCCCATCTAAAGTTTTGAGATTTGGTCTTGATATTGCCAG ATGCATGGATCGATCTTTTGTTATCAGGGGCATAAACTACCTTCATGAATGCAAACCAGATCCGATCATCCATTGCGATTTAAAGCCAAA AAATATTTTGCTGGATAATGGTGGTCTATTGAAGGTAGCTGGATTTGGTTTGATAAGGTTGTCAAACATTTCACCTGACAAAGCTAAATTAGCACCAGGGACTCTTATTGACCATTCTA ATGTATACATGGCACCTGAGATTTATAACGATGAAATATTCGATCGAAGCGTTGATGCATACTCTTTTGGAGTCATTTTGTACGAG ATGCTTGAGGGAGTGCAGCCTTTCCATCCTAAAACTCCTGAAGAGGCCGTGAAGTTGATGTGCTTAGAGAAAAGGAGACCGCCATTCAAGATCAAAGTAAGAAGTTACCCTCAAGATTTAAAAGA